The following proteins are co-located in the Ketogulonicigenium robustum genome:
- the clpA gene encoding ATP-dependent Clp protease ATP-binding subunit ClpA, with the protein MSSFTTSLEQSIHGALAIANTHHHELATLEHLLLSLLDEPDAAHVLRACAVDMVDLRKSLEDFIDDDLATLVTAVEGSEAVPTAAFQRVIQRAAIHVQSAGRAEVTGGNVIVALFAERESHAVYFLQEQDMTRYDAVNFIAHGVAKDPDFAESRNIDGAEVREEKAAAAGDEKEKALAKYCVDLNAKARKGDVDPLIGRETEVERAIQVLCRRRKNNPLLVGDPGVGKTAIAEGLAWKIVRGDVPEVLAATTIYSLDMGALLAGTRYRGDFEERLKAVVKELEDHPDAVLFIDEIHTVIGAGATSGGAMDASNLLKPALAGGKLRCMGSTTYKEFRQHFEKDRALARRFQKIDVNEPSVEDAVKILRGLKPNFEEHHGIKYTNEAIRSAVELAARYIHDRKLPDSAIDVIDEAGAAQHLVPESRRRKTISVKEVEAVVAKIARIPPKQVSKDDAATLKDLEPALKRVVFGQDKAIEALASAIKLARAGLREPEKPIGNYLFAGPTGVGKTEVAKQLADSLGVEMLRFDMSEYMEKHAVSRLIGAPPGYVGFDQGGLLTDGVDQHPHSVLLLDEIEKAHPDVFNILLQVMDHGKLTDHNGRQVDFRNVILIMTSNAGAADQAREAMGFGRDRREGEDTAAIERTFTPEFRNRLDAVIAFAPLGKETISKVVEKFVLQLEAQLLDRNVHFELSPAAAAWLGDEGYDEKMGARPLARVIQEHIKKPLAEELLFGSLQKGGVVRVGVKDGKLDLQFDPAKARATPTDTPELAD; encoded by the coding sequence GTGTCGTCTTTTACCACTTCGCTCGAACAGTCCATCCACGGTGCTTTGGCGATCGCCAACACCCACCACCATGAGCTTGCAACGCTCGAACACCTGCTGTTGTCGTTGCTGGACGAACCCGATGCCGCGCATGTTCTGCGCGCCTGTGCCGTAGATATGGTCGACCTGCGCAAATCGTTGGAAGATTTTATCGATGACGACCTTGCCACCCTAGTCACCGCGGTCGAGGGGTCAGAAGCCGTCCCCACGGCGGCCTTCCAGCGCGTAATCCAGCGCGCCGCGATCCATGTGCAAAGCGCGGGCCGTGCCGAGGTGACGGGCGGCAACGTGATCGTCGCCCTGTTTGCCGAACGCGAATCCCACGCCGTCTACTTCCTGCAAGAACAGGATATGACGCGGTATGACGCGGTGAACTTCATTGCCCATGGCGTCGCCAAAGACCCCGATTTTGCTGAAAGCCGCAATATCGACGGGGCCGAGGTGCGCGAGGAAAAAGCAGCCGCTGCTGGTGACGAGAAGGAAAAGGCGCTGGCGAAATACTGCGTCGACCTGAACGCCAAAGCCCGCAAGGGCGATGTCGACCCCCTGATCGGTCGCGAGACCGAGGTCGAGCGGGCGATCCAAGTGCTGTGCCGCCGCCGCAAGAACAACCCGCTGCTGGTCGGCGATCCGGGCGTTGGCAAAACCGCCATCGCCGAAGGTCTGGCATGGAAAATCGTGCGTGGCGACGTGCCCGAGGTTCTGGCCGCAACAACGATCTATTCGCTGGACATGGGGGCGCTGCTGGCTGGCACGCGCTATCGCGGTGATTTCGAGGAACGCCTGAAAGCCGTTGTGAAAGAGCTGGAAGACCACCCCGACGCCGTGCTGTTCATCGACGAAATCCACACCGTCATTGGCGCGGGGGCAACCTCGGGCGGGGCGATGGATGCGTCGAACCTGTTGAAACCCGCTTTGGCGGGCGGCAAGCTGCGCTGCATGGGTTCGACCACGTATAAAGAGTTCCGCCAGCATTTCGAAAAAGATCGTGCCCTTGCCCGTCGTTTCCAAAAGATCGACGTGAACGAGCCGAGCGTCGAGGATGCCGTCAAAATCCTGCGTGGCCTCAAGCCCAATTTCGAGGAACACCACGGCATCAAATACACGAACGAGGCCATCCGTTCCGCGGTTGAGCTTGCCGCGCGCTACATCCACGACCGCAAACTGCCCGACAGCGCCATCGACGTCATCGACGAGGCTGGCGCCGCGCAACATTTGGTCCCCGAAAGCCGCCGTCGCAAAACGATCTCGGTGAAAGAGGTCGAGGCCGTCGTGGCCAAGATCGCGCGGATCCCGCCGAAGCAAGTCTCGAAAGACGACGCAGCGACGCTGAAAGATCTGGAACCCGCGCTGAAACGCGTGGTGTTCGGGCAGGACAAGGCGATCGAGGCCCTCGCATCGGCGATCAAACTGGCCCGTGCGGGGCTGCGCGAGCCTGAAAAGCCCATCGGCAACTACCTGTTCGCCGGCCCGACCGGTGTGGGCAAAACCGAGGTCGCCAAGCAGTTGGCCGACAGCTTGGGCGTTGAGATGCTGCGCTTTGACATGTCGGAATACATGGAGAAGCACGCCGTCTCGCGCCTGATCGGGGCCCCTCCGGGGTATGTCGGTTTTGATCAAGGCGGCCTGCTGACCGACGGCGTCGACCAGCATCCGCATTCGGTGCTGCTGCTGGACGAGATCGAAAAGGCGCACCCCGATGTGTTCAACATCCTGCTGCAGGTGATGGACCATGGCAAGCTGACCGACCACAACGGCCGTCAGGTGGACTTCCGCAATGTGATCTTGATCATGACCTCGAACGCGGGGGCGGCCGATCAGGCCCGTGAGGCCATGGGCTTTGGCCGCGACCGCCGCGAGGGCGAGGATACCGCCGCGATCGAGCGGACCTTCACGCCCGAGTTCCGTAACCGTCTGGATGCGGTGATCGCTTTCGCGCCCTTGGGCAAAGAAACGATCAGCAAAGTGGTCGAGAAGTTCGTGCTGCAACTGGAAGCGCAACTGCTGGACCGCAACGTTCACTTCGAACTGTCGCCCGCAGCCGCCGCATGGCTGGGCGACGAGGGGTACGACGAAAAGATGGGGGCCCGCCCGCTGGCCCGCGTCATCCAAGAGCATATCAAGAAGCCTTTGGCCGAGGAGTTGCTGTTTGGAAGCCTGCAAAAGGGCGGCGTCGTGCGCGTTGGCGTGAAGGACGGCAAGCTGGACTTGCAGTTCGACCCCGCCAAAGCGCGCGCCACCCCGACAGACACGCCCGAGCTGGCGGACTGA
- the gloB gene encoding hydroxyacylglutathione hydrolase: MSVTTGTDDKGFQIVTIPCLRDNYAFLIHDTTTNRTALIDAPEAAPIQTVLRARGWRLDAILLTHHHDDHIQAVPALVAEFKAKVYGAAADAERLPPLGHALKPGDRFSLLGTPVEVLDVPGHTVGHIAFYLPELSAVFTGDSLMVMGCGRLFEGTPAQMYDTLQRLAALPADTMVYSGHEYTESNMRFALSLLPDDPALRARAAKIAAVRAEGGFTIPAKLSQELATNPFLRSADPAIAHAVDMDGQDPARVFAKLRSLKDSF, from the coding sequence ATGTCCGTCACGACAGGAACCGATGACAAGGGCTTCCAAATCGTTACGATCCCCTGTCTGCGCGACAATTACGCATTTTTGATCCACGACACGACCACCAACCGCACCGCCCTGATCGACGCGCCCGAGGCCGCGCCGATCCAGACTGTGCTGCGGGCGCGCGGCTGGCGACTGGATGCGATTTTGCTGACCCACCACCACGACGACCACATTCAGGCCGTACCTGCGCTGGTCGCGGAATTTAAGGCCAAGGTTTACGGCGCGGCAGCCGATGCCGAACGCCTGCCCCCGCTCGGCCACGCGCTAAAGCCGGGCGACCGTTTTTCGCTGCTGGGCACCCCGGTCGAGGTTCTGGACGTGCCGGGGCATACCGTGGGGCATATTGCTTTTTACCTGCCCGAACTCAGCGCCGTCTTTACGGGCGATAGCCTGATGGTGATGGGCTGCGGCCGCTTGTTCGAGGGCACCCCTGCCCAAATGTACGACACCCTGCAGCGCCTTGCCGCGCTGCCCGCCGACACGATGGTTTATTCCGGCCACGAATATACCGAGAGTAATATGCGTTTCGCGCTGTCGCTGCTGCCCGACGACCCTGCCCTGCGCGCCCGCGCCGCCAAAATCGCAGCCGTTCGCGCCGAAGGCGGCTTCACGATTCCGGCGAAGCTGTCGCAGGAACTGGCGACGAACCCCTTTTTGCGCAGCGCCGACCCTGCCATCGCCCATGCCGTCGATATGGATGGGCAAGACCCCGCCCGCGTTTTCGCCAAGCTGCGATCATTGAAAGACAGCTTCTGA
- a CDS encoding class I SAM-dependent methyltransferase, with amino-acid sequence MYLDVQDLKNFYYRNALGRAVQQVVRGRLRHIWPDTRSMTVAGFGFALPLLRPFLPEARRVIGLMPGPQGVMAWPPGLPNIALLCEELDWPLETGSVDRLVMLHGLEMSERQSDLLEETHRVLGPGGRAVFVVPNRAGLWARYDKTPFGFGKPYTLGQLEGLLKEHDFVIETAFTALYQPPSLRPLWRRFGQMIERVGTRTPAIYAGGVLMVEVTKAPVALPRPRVGAARAARNLRILSPAGSPVSSPAALRARPDARRSTQ; translated from the coding sequence ATGTATCTGGATGTCCAAGATCTGAAGAATTTCTACTACCGCAATGCGCTGGGGCGGGCGGTGCAGCAGGTCGTGCGCGGGCGTTTGCGGCATATCTGGCCCGATACGCGCAGTATGACGGTGGCAGGATTCGGCTTCGCCTTGCCGCTTTTGCGCCCCTTCCTGCCCGAGGCGCGCCGCGTGATCGGCCTGATGCCCGGCCCGCAGGGCGTGATGGCGTGGCCCCCCGGCCTGCCCAATATCGCCCTGTTGTGCGAGGAACTGGACTGGCCGCTGGAAACGGGGTCGGTCGACCGCCTTGTCATGCTGCACGGGCTAGAGATGTCGGAACGCCAGTCCGACCTGCTAGAGGAAACCCACCGCGTTCTGGGCCCCGGCGGGCGGGCCGTCTTTGTGGTGCCGAACCGCGCGGGCCTTTGGGCGCGATATGATAAAACCCCCTTCGGCTTCGGTAAGCCCTACACTCTGGGCCAGTTGGAGGGGCTGCTGAAAGAACACGACTTCGTAATCGAGACGGCCTTTACCGCCCTTTATCAGCCGCCCTCGTTGCGGCCGCTGTGGCGCCGCTTTGGCCAGATGATCGAACGGGTCGGTACGCGTACCCCGGCCATCTATGCAGGCGGCGTTCTGATGGTCGAGGTGACCAAAGCGCCGGTTGCCCTTCCGCGCCCGCGGGTGGGGGCCGCGCGCGCGGCGCGTAATTTGCGAATCCTTAGCCCCGCTGGCAGCCCCGTCAGCAGCCCTGCAGCGCTGCGCGCGCGACCTGATGCGCGCAGATCGACGCAATAG
- a CDS encoding F0F1 ATP synthase subunit delta — translation MDVSEPASISTGIASRYATAVFDLVMEEGALPALEADIDSLGAALSDSADLRAMISSPVVSRDDQEKAIAAVADALGLSGVLKNTLALMAEKRRLFVLPQLVAELKNRVMAAKGEVVADVVSAKALTATQATKLAEVLSAKFGKTVKLNATVDPALIGGLVVKIGSKMIDTSVASKLQALQNTMKEVG, via the coding sequence GTGGACGTGTCCGAACCAGCTTCGATTTCAACCGGCATTGCCAGCCGCTACGCGACGGCGGTCTTCGACCTCGTGATGGAAGAGGGGGCTTTGCCCGCGCTGGAGGCGGATATCGACAGCCTCGGCGCCGCTCTTAGCGATAGCGCTGATTTGCGTGCCATGATTTCTTCACCCGTCGTCAGCCGTGACGATCAGGAAAAGGCCATCGCGGCTGTTGCTGATGCGTTGGGCCTGTCGGGCGTGTTGAAAAACACCTTGGCGTTGATGGCCGAAAAGCGCCGCCTGTTCGTTCTGCCCCAGTTGGTGGCTGAACTGAAAAATCGCGTCATGGCCGCCAAAGGCGAAGTCGTGGCCGATGTCGTATCGGCCAAGGCGCTGACCGCGACCCAAGCGACCAAGCTTGCCGAGGTTCTTTCGGCGAAATTTGGCAAAACCGTTAAACTGAATGCGACCGTCGATCCTGCATTGATCGGCGGTCTTGTTGTAAAAATCGGCTCGAAGATGATCGACACCTCGGTCGCTTCGAAGCTGCAGGCACTCCAGAACACCATGAAAGAGGTCGGATGA
- the atpA gene encoding F0F1 ATP synthase subunit alpha translates to MAIQAAEISKILKDQIKNFGQSAEVAEVGRVLSVGDGIARVYGLDNIQAGEMVEFPGGIQGMALNLEKDNVGVVIFGTDRDIKEGDVVKRTQSIVSVPAGNGLLGRVVDALGNPLDGKGPIVATEQRVADVKAPGIIPRKSVHEPMATGLKSVDAMIPVGRGQRELIIGDRQTGKTAIALDTILNQKSYNEAAGDNEYNKLYCVYVAIGQKRSTVAQLVKKLEETGAMAYSIVVAATASDPAPMQYLAPYSATAMAEFFRDNGRHALIIYDDLSKQAVAYRQMSLLLRRPPGREAYPGDVFYLHSRLLERSAKLNDEFGAGSLTALPIIETQAGDVAAYIPTNVISITDGQIFLETDLFYQGVRPAVNTGLSVSRVGSSAQSNAMKSVAGPIKLELAQYREMAAFAQFGSDLDASTQQLLNRGARLTEVMKQPQYAPLTNAEMVVVIYAAIKGYLDKLPVKEVGRFEAALLTYLRTQRKDLLDFISTEDPKIKGDAETKIKSALDDFARDFA, encoded by the coding sequence ATGGCGATCCAAGCCGCTGAGATTTCCAAGATCCTGAAGGACCAGATCAAGAATTTTGGCCAATCGGCTGAAGTTGCAGAAGTTGGTCGCGTCCTTTCGGTTGGCGATGGCATCGCCCGCGTTTATGGCCTCGATAATATTCAGGCTGGCGAAATGGTTGAATTCCCGGGCGGAATTCAGGGCATGGCGCTGAACCTTGAAAAAGACAACGTCGGTGTCGTGATTTTCGGTACCGACCGCGACATCAAGGAAGGCGATGTCGTCAAGCGCACGCAGTCGATCGTGTCGGTTCCGGCCGGCAACGGCCTGCTGGGCCGCGTTGTTGACGCGCTGGGTAACCCGCTGGACGGCAAAGGCCCGATCGTTGCCACCGAGCAACGCGTTGCCGACGTCAAAGCCCCCGGCATCATTCCGCGTAAATCGGTACACGAGCCGATGGCAACCGGCCTGAAGTCGGTTGACGCGATGATCCCCGTTGGCCGTGGCCAGCGCGAGCTGATCATTGGTGACCGTCAGACCGGCAAGACCGCAATCGCGCTCGACACCATTCTGAACCAAAAGTCGTACAACGAAGCTGCTGGCGACAACGAGTACAACAAGCTGTACTGCGTTTACGTTGCAATCGGCCAAAAGCGTTCGACCGTGGCCCAGCTGGTGAAGAAGCTGGAAGAAACCGGCGCAATGGCCTATTCGATCGTGGTTGCTGCAACCGCGTCGGATCCGGCCCCGATGCAATATCTGGCGCCCTATTCGGCAACCGCTATGGCCGAATTTTTCCGCGACAACGGCCGCCACGCACTGATCATCTATGATGACTTGTCCAAGCAAGCCGTTGCTTACCGCCAGATGTCGCTGCTGCTGCGTCGTCCGCCGGGCCGCGAAGCTTATCCGGGCGACGTGTTCTACCTCCACTCCCGCCTGCTGGAGCGTTCGGCAAAGCTGAACGACGAATTCGGTGCTGGCTCGCTGACCGCGCTGCCGATCATCGAAACCCAAGCTGGAGACGTGGCCGCTTACATCCCGACCAACGTGATCTCGATCACCGACGGTCAGATCTTCCTGGAAACGGACCTGTTCTACCAGGGCGTCCGCCCGGCCGTGAACACCGGTCTGTCGGTGTCGCGTGTGGGTTCGTCCGCACAAAGCAACGCCATGAAGTCGGTGGCTGGCCCGATCAAACTGGAACTGGCCCAGTACCGCGAAATGGCGGCCTTTGCGCAGTTCGGGTCCGATCTGGACGCCTCAACCCAGCAGCTGCTGAACCGTGGTGCACGCCTGACCGAAGTGATGAAGCAGCCGCAATACGCGCCGCTGACCAACGCTGAAATGGTCGTCGTGATCTATGCTGCGATCAAGGGCTACCTTGACAAGCTGCCGGTAAAGGAAGTGGGCCGTTTCGAAGCTGCCCTGCTGACCTACCTGCGTACGCAGCGTAAGGACCTGTTGGACTTCATCAGCACCGAAGATCCCAAGATCAAGGGTGACGCTGAAACCAAGATCAAGTCGGCTCTGGACGATTTCGCGCGCGATTTCGCCTGA
- a CDS encoding F0F1 ATP synthase subunit gamma → MPSLKHLKNRIASVKSTRKITKAMQMVAAAKLRRAQEAAEAARPYADRFNAVLAGLTAAAANSPSAPALLAGTGADKVHLLIVLSSERGLCGGFNANIARLARQHANKLLAEGKTVKILTVGKKGREALKRDFGTLFVGHVDLTGVKLGYATAQEVAGQILSSFDAGEFDVATLFFARFQSVISQTPTALQIIPAQVDTTAEVSSLYDYEPDEESILEELLPRGVATQVFAALLENAASEQGARMTAMDNATRNAGDMVNKLTVQMNRTRQAAITTELIEIIAGAEAL, encoded by the coding sequence ATGCCCAGTCTTAAACACCTGAAAAACCGGATCGCGTCGGTCAAGTCGACCCGCAAGATCACCAAGGCCATGCAGATGGTTGCCGCGGCGAAACTTCGCCGCGCGCAGGAAGCTGCCGAAGCCGCGCGCCCCTATGCCGACCGTTTTAACGCGGTTCTGGCGGGGCTGACGGCCGCGGCAGCAAATTCGCCCTCGGCGCCCGCCCTTTTGGCTGGAACGGGTGCGGACAAGGTCCATCTGCTGATCGTCCTGTCGTCCGAACGCGGCCTGTGTGGGGGCTTTAACGCCAACATCGCTCGCCTTGCACGCCAGCACGCCAACAAGCTGTTGGCCGAAGGCAAAACGGTCAAGATCCTGACCGTTGGCAAGAAAGGCCGCGAAGCGCTGAAGCGCGACTTTGGCACCCTGTTTGTCGGCCACGTCGATCTGACGGGCGTCAAGCTGGGCTATGCCACCGCGCAAGAGGTTGCCGGTCAAATCCTGTCGTCGTTCGACGCCGGTGAATTTGATGTCGCAACCTTGTTCTTCGCGCGCTTCCAGTCGGTGATCAGCCAAACGCCGACGGCGTTGCAGATCATTCCGGCCCAAGTCGACACGACTGCCGAAGTCTCGAGCCTTTACGACTACGAGCCGGACGAAGAATCGATCTTGGAGGAGCTGTTGCCGCGTGGTGTTGCCACGCAGGTTTTCGCAGCCCTGTTGGAAAACGCGGCCTCGGAGCAGGGCGCACGTATGACGGCAATGGACAATGCGACGCGCAATGCGGGCGACATGGTCAACAAGCTGACGGTTCAGATGAACCGTACCCGTCAGGCGGCGATCACTACCGAGCTTATCGAAATCATTGCGGGCGCCGAAGCGCTCTAA
- the atpD gene encoding F0F1 ATP synthase subunit beta, whose protein sequence is MAYQGKITQVIGAVVDVQFQDQLPAILNALTTENNGKKLVLEVAQHLGEGTVRTIAMDATEGLVRGGLVEDTGAPISVPVGDATLGRILNVIGEPVDEKGPVIATETRPIHNTAPTFDQQSTASEVLVTGIKVIDLLAPYSKGGKIGLFGGAGVGKTVLIMELINNIAKVHSGYSVFAGVGERTREGNDLYHEMIESGVIKPDNLAESKVALVYGQMNEPPGARSRVALTGLTIAEQFRDTSGSDVLFFVDNIFRFTQAGSEVSALLGRIPSAVGYQPTLATDMGALQERITSTKNGSITSVQAIYVPADDLTDPAPAATFAHLDATTTLSRAISELGIYPAVDPLDSTSRLMDPGIVGEEHYSVARSVQTILQKYKSLQDIIAILGMDELSEEDKLTVARARKIQRFLSQPFDVAKIFTGADGKQVPLEDTISSFKAVVAGEYDHLPEAAFYMVGGIKEVIEKAERLAAAAA, encoded by the coding sequence ATGGCATATCAGGGCAAAATCACGCAGGTGATTGGCGCCGTCGTCGACGTTCAGTTTCAGGATCAGCTGCCGGCGATTCTGAACGCGCTGACGACTGAAAACAACGGCAAGAAACTGGTTCTGGAAGTTGCACAGCACCTGGGCGAGGGTACCGTTCGTACCATCGCTATGGACGCAACCGAAGGTCTGGTTCGTGGCGGTCTGGTGGAAGACACCGGCGCGCCGATCTCGGTTCCGGTGGGCGATGCCACGCTGGGCCGCATCCTGAACGTCATCGGCGAGCCCGTTGACGAAAAGGGCCCGGTTATTGCAACCGAAACCCGCCCGATCCACAACACTGCACCGACCTTCGACCAACAGTCGACCGCGTCGGAAGTGCTGGTGACCGGCATCAAGGTTATCGACCTGCTGGCCCCCTATTCCAAGGGTGGTAAGATCGGTCTGTTCGGCGGCGCCGGCGTGGGCAAGACGGTTCTGATCATGGAACTGATCAACAACATCGCCAAAGTGCACTCGGGCTACTCGGTTTTCGCCGGTGTGGGCGAGCGTACCCGCGAAGGTAACGACCTGTATCACGAGATGATCGAGTCGGGCGTTATCAAGCCGGACAACTTGGCCGAGTCGAAAGTGGCCCTTGTTTACGGCCAAATGAACGAGCCGCCGGGTGCGCGTTCGCGCGTCGCCCTAACCGGTCTGACCATTGCGGAACAATTCCGCGACACGTCGGGTTCGGATGTTCTGTTCTTCGTCGACAACATCTTCCGCTTTACCCAAGCTGGTTCGGAAGTGTCGGCGCTGCTGGGCCGTATTCCGTCGGCAGTGGGCTATCAGCCGACGCTGGCGACCGACATGGGCGCCCTGCAAGAGCGTATTACCTCGACCAAGAACGGTTCGATCACCTCGGTCCAGGCCATCTACGTGCCCGCCGATGACTTGACCGACCCGGCACCTGCCGCGACCTTCGCCCACTTGGACGCGACGACGACCCTGTCGCGTGCGATCTCGGAACTGGGGATCTACCCCGCCGTTGACCCGCTCGATTCGACCTCGCGTCTGATGGATCCGGGTATCGTCGGCGAGGAGCACTACAGCGTCGCACGTTCGGTCCAGACCATCTTGCAGAAGTACAAGTCGCTGCAAGACATCATCGCGATCTTGGGCATGGATGAGCTGTCGGAAGAAGACAAGCTAACCGTCGCCCGCGCCCGCAAGATCCAGCGCTTCCTGTCGCAACCGTTCGACGTGGCGAAGATCTTCACCGGCGCCGACGGCAAGCAAGTCCCGCTGGAAGATACGATTTCTTCGTTCAAGGCCGTTGTGGCCGGTGAATACGACCACCTGCCGGAAGCTGCCTTCTACATGGTTGGCGGCATCAAGGAAGTGATCGAAAAAGCCGAGCGTCTCGCCGCGGCTGCAGCCTAA
- a CDS encoding F0F1 ATP synthase subunit epsilon, with protein sequence MADIQFDLVSPERKLASVSAREVQIPGADGDLTAMADHATTITTLRPGVLRVIHAGGTDAYLVTGGFADISATAVTILAEVALPVAEVTAEKVEELLIALRAGSDIDLAQKRAADLAAAAQSLGL encoded by the coding sequence ATGGCTGACATCCAATTCGACCTCGTCAGTCCCGAGCGGAAGCTTGCTTCCGTCTCGGCACGCGAGGTGCAGATTCCGGGCGCCGATGGCGACCTGACCGCGATGGCGGACCATGCGACCACCATCACGACGCTGCGTCCGGGTGTTCTGCGGGTGATCCATGCGGGCGGCACTGACGCCTATCTGGTCACCGGTGGTTTCGCCGACATCAGCGCGACCGCAGTGACGATCTTGGCGGAAGTGGCTTTGCCCGTCGCCGAGGTGACCGCCGAGAAGGTCGAAGAGCTGCTGATCGCCCTGCGCGCCGGTAGCGATATCGACCTAGCGCAAAAACGCGCCGCCGATCTGGCTGCTGCAGCGCAGTCGCTCGGTCTTTGA
- a CDS encoding H-type lectin domain-containing protein: protein MQRFISSYVGVDQGQVVMFSDYESNGPMWTGRGEREVRKKITFSEPFSATPAVQTHFMMWDISNGSISRIDLNAVDVTPKGFTIVVRTWGDTRIARVRISWQAIGMVDPEAWDI from the coding sequence TTGCAACGCTTTATCAGCAGCTATGTTGGTGTTGACCAAGGCCAAGTGGTGATGTTCTCGGACTACGAGAGCAATGGCCCCATGTGGACAGGGCGCGGCGAGCGCGAGGTTCGCAAGAAGATCACCTTCAGCGAGCCGTTTTCGGCGACACCAGCGGTGCAAACCCATTTCATGATGTGGGATATTTCGAACGGGTCAATCTCGCGGATCGATCTGAACGCGGTCGATGTGACACCCAAGGGCTTTACCATTGTCGTGCGTACATGGGGCGATACGCGCATTGCGCGTGTGCGCATCAGTTGGCAGGCCATCGGAATGGTCGATCCTGAGGCATGGGACATCTGA
- a CDS encoding ribose-phosphate pyrophosphokinase gives MPLMTEPKLISGNANRTLSRAIARRMSMHRGMNVDLVDARVERFNDQEVYVEVYENVRGEDMFVVQSTSNPSNDNLMELLIITDALRRSSAGRITAVIPYFGYARQDRRTRARTPISAKLVANLIATAGVDRVLTLDLHAAQIQGFFDMPVDNLYASPIFSLDIKHHFAGRMDDLMVVSPDVGGVGRARELAKRINAPLAIVDKRREKPGEIAEMTVIGEVTGKTCIIVDDICDTAGTLCKAAEVLIEAGAAEVHSYITHGVLSGPAIERINNSVMKSLVITDSIEPNASVKASERIRIVPTAPLFAQAILNTWSGTSVSSLFETDTLVPIYEGLYSSVE, from the coding sequence ATGCCGCTGATGACCGAACCAAAGCTGATTTCGGGCAACGCTAACCGCACGCTTTCGCGCGCTATCGCCCGGCGCATGTCGATGCACCGCGGCATGAACGTAGATCTTGTGGATGCACGGGTCGAACGTTTCAACGACCAAGAAGTCTATGTCGAAGTGTACGAAAACGTGCGCGGCGAGGATATGTTCGTCGTGCAATCGACCTCGAACCCCTCGAACGACAACTTGATGGAGCTGCTGATCATCACCGACGCGCTGCGCCGCTCCTCGGCGGGGCGCATCACGGCTGTGATCCCCTATTTCGGCTATGCCCGCCAAGATCGCCGCACACGCGCCCGCACGCCTATTTCGGCCAAGCTGGTTGCGAACCTGATCGCCACCGCCGGTGTTGACCGCGTGCTGACGCTGGACCTGCACGCCGCGCAGATCCAAGGGTTCTTCGACATGCCCGTCGACAACCTCTATGCCTCGCCGATTTTCTCGCTGGACATCAAGCATCACTTCGCGGGGCGGATGGACGATCTGATGGTCGTCTCGCCCGACGTCGGCGGCGTGGGCCGCGCGCGCGAGCTGGCCAAGCGCATCAATGCGCCGCTGGCAATCGTCGACAAGCGGCGCGAAAAGCCGGGTGAGATCGCCGAGATGACGGTGATCGGCGAGGTTACGGGCAAGACCTGTATCATCGTGGACGACATCTGCGACACCGCCGGCACGCTGTGCAAAGCCGCCGAAGTGCTGATCGAAGCAGGCGCTGCCGAGGTGCACAGCTACATCACCCATGGTGTCCTGTCCGGCCCTGCGATCGAGCGGATCAACAATTCGGTCATGAAGTCGCTGGTCATCACCGACTCGATCGAGCCGAACGCCAGCGTGAAGGCAAGCGAACGCATCCGCATCGTGCCGACCGCGCCCCTGTTCGCGCAAGCCATCCTCAACACCTGGAGCGGCACATCCGTGTCGTCACTGTTCGAGACCGACACTTTGGTGCCGATCTATGAGGGTCTTTACTCCTCGGTCGAATAA